In Bremerella sp. JC817, the following proteins share a genomic window:
- a CDS encoding ZIP family metal transporter, with protein sequence PEGLALGVAFGATQHGSIDGSLGRAIALAIGIGLQNFPEGIAVALPLRAEGVGRLKAFWYGQLSAIVEPMAALLGAAAVLFIEPILPYTLAFAAGAMIYVVVEELVPESQQHGNTDLATLGTMAGFAVMMVLDRHPRDA encoded by the coding sequence CCCGAAGGGCTGGCGCTCGGCGTCGCCTTCGGAGCCACCCAGCACGGGTCGATCGACGGCTCGCTCGGGAGGGCGATCGCCCTGGCCATCGGCATCGGCCTCCAGAATTTCCCGGAAGGGATCGCCGTCGCGCTCCCGCTCCGGGCCGAGGGGGTCGGTCGCCTCAAGGCATTCTGGTACGGCCAGCTTTCCGCGATCGTCGAGCCGATGGCCGCCCTCCTGGGAGCGGCGGCCGTCCTGTTCATCGAGCCGATCCTGCCCTACACCCTCGCCTTCGCCGCCGGGGCCATGATCTACGTCGTGGTCGAGGAGCTGGTCCCCGAGAGCCAGCAGCACGGCAATACCGACCTCGCCACGCTGGGGACGATGGCCGGTTTCGCCGTCATGATGGTGCTCGACCGCCATCCCCGAGATGCGC